The genomic region CACAATGAAAGATGTATTAAAAAGGGTTGTTTTTGGGAAAAGAGAAAAATATTGGTGGATGAATGCTTTAGTTCCTTTAGTTTCTATTTTACTTGCATTTATTGTAGGAGCGATTTTTATAAAAATTACGGGTAGGAGTCCAGTTGTTGCATATAAATTATTGTTTGGGGCATCAGGTTTGTTTCCTGGTCCTTACTGGAAAAGCCATTTTGCAGAAATGCTTATTGCTTCTTCTATGTATATCGCGACTGGTTTTGGATTTGCAATTGCTGCAAAAGGAGGCCTGTTTAATATCGGGGCAGAAGGCCATTTTATTGTTGGTGGCATTGCTGCTGCTTACCTTGGATATGCAAAGCCATTTGCGGGTTTACCAAAATTTATTCATTTGCCTCTTATTATTGTGGGTGTTATGCTTGCAGGAGGTATTTGGGGGGCCATTGCAGGATACTTAAAGGCAAAACGGGGCATACATGAGGTTATTACGACAATTATGCTGAATTGGATTGCCTTATATCTTATTGAGGCGTGGCTTGTTATTGGCCCTATGGAAGCAGCAGTTGAAACAGGTATTTCAGGTACGCCATATATCAGTTTGTCCGCCAAATTGCCCAAAATTCTTCCCCCAACACGGCTTAATATCAGTATTATCATTATCCTGGCAGTGACGTTTTTAATTTGGTATTTGTTTTATAAAACAACATTTGGATATGAAATACGTACTATGGGCCATACATTAATTTTTGGTATGGAGGCCCCAAAAGCAGCTGGAATAAATGTTGAGAGAAGAACTATTCAAACGATGTTTATCGCAGGTGCTGTTGCAGCGCTAGGCGGTGCATTTATGGTGTTAGGCGTTCTCTTCCAGTATCCTCCTATATTTGAAGGAGGATACGGATTTGATGGAATTGCTGTTGCTTTGATTGGTCAGAATGAACCGTTGGGAGTTGTACTTGCAGGCATATTAATAGGAGCGTTAAGAACAGGTGCTACTACTGTTCAACTTGCCCATATCCCAAAAACATTTCCTTCTATTATAGAGGGTTTTACTGTTGGATTTATTGCTCTCCAGATGCTTATAAGGTATTGGATTATGAAACTTATACAGGGAAGGAAAAAATCTGTTCAAACTGAAATGGGAGAAGACGCAAAATGAACAGCAATATTCCTTTTTTAAATGCTTCTATTGCGCAGGCATTAGATTATACTGCTCCCATTCTTTTTGCTGCTTTAGGTGGCGTAATGTCTGAAAATGCAGGTGTTGTGAATATCGCACTCGAAGGAATGATGCGATTTGCTGCTTTTTTTGGCGTGTGG from Caldisericota bacterium harbors:
- a CDS encoding ABC transporter permease, with the translated sequence MKDVLKRVVFGKREKYWWMNALVPLVSILLAFIVGAIFIKITGRSPVVAYKLLFGASGLFPGPYWKSHFAEMLIASSMYIATGFGFAIAAKGGLFNIGAEGHFIVGGIAAAYLGYAKPFAGLPKFIHLPLIIVGVMLAGGIWGAIAGYLKAKRGIHEVITTIMLNWIALYLIEAWLVIGPMEAAVETGISGTPYISLSAKLPKILPPTRLNISIIIILAVTFLIWYLFYKTTFGYEIRTMGHTLIFGMEAPKAAGINVERRTIQTMFIAGAVAALGGAFMVLGVLFQYPPIFEGGYGFDGIAVALIGQNEPLGVVLAGILIGALRTGATTVQLAHIPKTFPSIIEGFTVGFIALQMLIRYWIMKLIQGRKKSVQTEMGEDAK